The sequence GCCAGCACGGTCCGCCCGGTGGCGTCGCGCGGCCCGTGGTCGCGCGGCGCGTCGGCCAGCGCCCGGATCGCCGCCGCGGTGGGCGCCACGCCGTCCGGCAGGGTGGCGTAGCCGCCGTCCGGGAAGGCCAGCACGATCCGCTCGGCGCGCCCGGCGGCGTGCCAGGCGGCCAGGTCGAGCAGGGTCGGCCGGGGCCGCGCGGCGAAGTACTCCCACTGGTCGGCGGCGGCCCGGGCCAGCTGGACGGCGTGGCCGTCGACGTCGTGGCCCGCGCCGCGGGCGGAGAGGCTGACGTCCGTCCAGACCAGCCGCCGGTCGGCCGCGTCGATCACCATCGGCAGCAGCGCCCGTGCGTTGCCGCGCAGGTCGAAACGCTGCACCACGCGGGAGGCGTCGAACAGCCGACCCTTCGGCCAGGGCACGGCGAACCCGGCGAACGCCTCGGTGAGCAGCTCGAACGACACGTCGTTGTAGCTGAACACGACCGGCGCCAGGTAGCGGGCCCCGGCCCCGCGCAGCGCCGGAAGGTTCAGGTCGAGGTACTCGGTGGCGCCGGCCGGCGGCGGCGCCGAGGTGAAGTCGCCGGAGTGCACCGCGGCGTCGCCGGCGAAGCGCAGCCGGGTGTAGTCGCAGTGCCCCACCTTGCGCCAGTGCTCGTCGAAGAACACACACGACAGGTCCAGGTCGACCCGGTGCCCCGCGACGTCCGTCCAGTGCAGGTAGAACCGCATCCGGTCGCCGGCCGGGAGGTCGCGCCGGCTGCCCCGGGGCCAGCCGGCCAGGGCACCGGAGGAGACCCGGGCCCGCAGCGGCGTCGGCACGTCGATCAGGGTGGCGTCGATGACGGCCAGGTCGAACCGGCCGAGCCGGGCGGCGCGTCCGGCCAGCTCGGCGTCGGCGACGCCGCGGATCGCGGTGATCGCCCCGCCCGGCAGCGGGGCACGCCGCTCCGCCGCCGTCCAGGTGCGCCCGACGTCACCGGCCGGGAAGAACAGCCGGCGCGGAGTGCCCGGGGCCGGGGCGGTCCAGGACGGGTCGGCCGCCGGGGCCGTCGTGCCGGCGAGCCGCGAAGCCGCCTCGCGCAGCAGCCGCGCGGCGAGACTCCGCGGCGGCTCGGCGGCCACCGCGGCGCTGATCGCCTGACCGACGGCGCCGACCGGCACAGCCGGCGCGCTCACGCGGACCGTCCGGTCGCGGCCGGCCAGCTCGGCGCTCGCGGTGGCGATCAGGCCGGGCGCGGCCGCGTGCGCGGTGGCCCGGGCGGCGGCCGTCACCGCGGCCAGCGCGGCGGCGTCGCGCCCGGCGGAGCGCAACAGGTGGTCGAGCCGGCGCCAGAGCAGGCCGGGGCGCTCGGTGAGCAGCCGCGCCGCGCCCGGCACGTCGTTGCGCGCCAGCGCCGCCTCCACCTCGGCGGCGTGGGTGCGGATCCGGGCGCCGATCCGGCCGTCCGGATGCTCGGTCACGGTCAGCCGGCGGGGATGCCGGCGCGCCGCGGCGACGATCGCCCGGCCGAGCGCGCTGTCCGGCCCGGTGCGGGTGCCGCGCAGCACGGCGAACGCGACAGCCGCCTCCGGGTGGGCCGCCACCTGCTCGAACGGGTGCAGCCGCTCGCCGAGCCGCTTCCAGACCGTGGGGTGCCGACGGAGGTCCTCGGCGGCGGACGCGGCGCCGCAGCCGTCGAGGTGGGCGAGGACCGCCCGGCGCAGCGGGCGGGGCAGCGCGCGCACCCGGGCCACCGGCATGACCGGCGGACCGGGCCGGCCGGCGTCCGGCCCGGCGGGACGCCACCCGCTCGGCTCGACGGCCGCCCGGCCTGCCCGGTCCGCGGGCGCGGCGAAGCCGAGGCCGGCACGACCCGCCGGCCCGCCGAGCGTCCGGCCGCGCCGGTCCGCGACGGGCGGCAGGATCAGGCCGGGGTCGCCACCCGAGTACGCCCACAGCGTGCGCGCCACGTCGGTGGCGGTGCCCCAGCGTCGCCGGGCCTGCTCGATCACCGTGGACTGCGCCGGTGACCCGGCGGTGGCGTGCAGCGCCCAGGCGATCAGCACGGCGAGGGTCTCCCGGGCCGGGGCGGCGGGCAGCCAGCTGAGATCGTCCGGGGCGGTGGCGGCCACCAGCGTACGCAGATCGTCCCGCTCGGCCGCGCTCAACGCGTGCGGCCGCGCCGCGATCCGGTCCCGCGCCTCGATCGCGCTGGCCGCCGGATCGGCGTCCAGGCGCAGCACCTGCACCCGCAGCGCGGGCCCCGGCACGCCGGGGTCGGGTTCCGGGCTCAGCGGCAGGTAACCGGAGCCGGCGGCCAGCCGGAGCCCGCAGATCGGGCAGCCGCTGAACTCGGCCGGCGGGAAGCAGTCCCGGCAGACCAGGTGGCCGCACGGGTCGAGCGGGGCGCCGACCCCGTCCCGCCCGCAGAGCACGCACGGCGCGCCCTCGGTGGCGAACAGGTGGGTGAGCAGCCGCTTGACGAACATCGTGGCGATGTCCGGAGTGTCGGGAAAGGAGCGGTAGAGCGGGGTCAGGTCGCGGTCCGCGCCGACCAGCGCGTCCAGCGTGGCCAGCAGCCACCCGGCCCAGCGGTCCCGTTCCCCGGGCAGCGCGCGGCTCATCGCGGCGCGCAGGTCCCGGTGCGGCACCCAGCCACGGGCGGCGAGATCGGCCTCCACCGTGGCGGCCCAGGCCGCGCCGTCCGGCGCCGCGCCCGCGACCGCGCCGGGCAGGTCAGCCCCGCCCGGCGCGGTATCCGGGCCCGGCGGCGCCACCACGCGCGCCGCCCCCGGGCCCGGCATCCCCGCCGCGCCGGGCGGCGGGAACGCGCGGCCGAGCCGGCGCAGCAGAACCGTAGCGACCGGGTCCATCGCAGAACTCCCCCATGCGAGCGAAAGAGCGATGGGCGGGGAGAAGCGGCGCTGGTCAGTCGATTTTCAGTCGATTTTTGAAGGAAGCACCGCGGAGAGCCGCCCATCGCTGCGCCCGATCCTAGAGATCGACGACGGACGGCCCCAACCGGTTTACGCCGACGCCGGCTCGCTCAGCGGCAACCGGACCAGGAACCGGGTGTCCCCCGGGCTGGACTGCAGCGAGATGTCGCCGCCGTGGCCGTTGACCACGATCCGGTACGAGATGTCCAGCCCCAGCCCGGTCCCCTCGCCCACCGGCTTGGTGGTGAAGAACGGCTCGAACACCCGCTTCCTGATCTCGTCCGGCACGCCCGGCCCGGAGTCGCCGACCGAGACCACCACCCGGTCGTCCTCCCGGTACGTCCGGATGGTCAGCGTGCCCGCGCCGGCCATCGCCTGGGCGGCGTTGTCGATCAGGTTGGTCCACACCTGGTTCAGCTCGGCCGGGTGGGCGGGCACCTGCGGCAGCGTACGGTCGTAGTCCTTGACCACCCGGATCCGGTCGCCGATCTTGTGGGCGAGCATGACCAGTGTGCTGTCCAGTCCGGTGTGCACGTCGATCCACTGGTGCGCCGAACGGTCCAGGTGCGAGTACTGCTTGGCGGCGTTGACCAGTGACGACACCCGGCCGGTGGCGTCCTCGATGTCGCTCATCAGCTGCTCGGTCTCCAGCGCGTACCCGATCCAGTGGATCGCCTGGTC is a genomic window of Actinoplanes teichomyceticus ATCC 31121 containing:
- a CDS encoding MXAN_6230/SCO0854 family RING domain-containing protein; its protein translation is MDPVATVLLRRLGRAFPPPGAAGMPGPGAARVVAPPGPDTAPGGADLPGAVAGAAPDGAAWAATVEADLAARGWVPHRDLRAAMSRALPGERDRWAGWLLATLDALVGADRDLTPLYRSFPDTPDIATMFVKRLLTHLFATEGAPCVLCGRDGVGAPLDPCGHLVCRDCFPPAEFSGCPICGLRLAAGSGYLPLSPEPDPGVPGPALRVQVLRLDADPAASAIEARDRIAARPHALSAAERDDLRTLVAATAPDDLSWLPAAPARETLAVLIAWALHATAGSPAQSTVIEQARRRWGTATDVARTLWAYSGGDPGLILPPVADRRGRTLGGPAGRAGLGFAAPADRAGRAAVEPSGWRPAGPDAGRPGPPVMPVARVRALPRPLRRAVLAHLDGCGAASAAEDLRRHPTVWKRLGERLHPFEQVAAHPEAAVAFAVLRGTRTGPDSALGRAIVAAARRHPRRLTVTEHPDGRIGARIRTHAAEVEAALARNDVPGAARLLTERPGLLWRRLDHLLRSAGRDAAALAAVTAAARATAHAAAPGLIATASAELAGRDRTVRVSAPAVPVGAVGQAISAAVAAEPPRSLAARLLREAASRLAGTTAPAADPSWTAPAPGTPRRLFFPAGDVGRTWTAAERRAPLPGGAITAIRGVADAELAGRAARLGRFDLAVIDATLIDVPTPLRARVSSGALAGWPRGSRRDLPAGDRMRFYLHWTDVAGHRVDLDLSCVFFDEHWRKVGHCDYTRLRFAGDAAVHSGDFTSAPPPAGATEYLDLNLPALRGAGARYLAPVVFSYNDVSFELLTEAFAGFAVPWPKGRLFDASRVVQRFDLRGNARALLPMVIDAADRRLVWTDVSLSARGAGHDVDGHAVQLARAAADQWEYFAARPRPTLLDLAAWHAAGRAERIVLAFPDGGYATLPDGVAPTAAAIRALADAPRDHGPRDATGRTVLAAVVDADTLGGYVPGHPAEGSLALTVTGRPDEPWQAADAAELLGALGPR